CCCTTCGCAGGCGTACCCCACGGGCTGCACGGATCGCGTCCAGCCGCAGTTTTGCCCTCACCGCCGCCATGCGGATGATCGACCGGATTCATGGCGACGCCGCGGACTGTCGGCCGTATGC
This region of Burkholderiales bacterium genomic DNA includes:
- a CDS encoding 50S ribosomal protein L2 — translated: IRPTVRGVAMNPVDHPHGGGEGKTAAGRDPCSPWGTPAKGYRTRRNKRTRNMIVRRRYAS